The following are encoded in a window of Flavobacterium sp. WC2421 genomic DNA:
- a CDS encoding DUF294 nucleotidyltransferase-like domain-containing protein, whose translation MNSIAEHIADFLKEYAPFDALTFQELSEISANIRVVNLEINKTLFQIDEALHDSFYVVASGLINLSVIADAEETILNKCHEGAIFGLRPFFAKNNYMMTAKAREESIVYAIPIAVFRPFVANNSDVLNFLLENFAVNSRSTNTKENAHRNLISDTSFSSVQQSEMQYFQTLSYNSSPLITAPYNIVKDVAQLMAEMRINNAVICENNIPIGIVTDMDMSSKIATGRYPITISVDKVMSSPVITVLENVSLAEAQLLMLKNNVTHLCVTLDGSNKSIVKGVISEHDLVVAQANNPGVLIKEIKRSQTAKELKQIRLRLDDIVQTSIQKNIPLTHISNIASEINFAILKRAVEQSILDLGSPPARFAWLSIGSQGRKEQLLPTDQDSILIFEDVAPEKYRAVKDYFLNLAKKATLILEKVGYQLCPNGHMASNMLWCKSLSDWTKQYNSWMNTTAENSSDLSSIFFDYEIVFGEQKIEDAINNVVYKNAENNVLFYDFLGNDALRNNSPLTFFKKFNVEEEGPNKDKFDIKTRALMPLIDGARLFTLSHNIKGINNTYIRFKQLAITNPKHAEIYLECAEAFLVLSKFRALEGLKNDNSGQYINLEELSKTDREKLKNALAPMKELEDLIKDTFQMTQFS comes from the coding sequence ATGAATTCAATTGCAGAACACATTGCTGATTTTTTAAAAGAATACGCTCCATTTGATGCACTCACGTTTCAAGAGTTATCAGAGATTTCTGCAAATATTCGAGTAGTCAATTTAGAAATTAATAAAACCTTATTTCAAATTGATGAAGCTTTACATGATAGTTTTTATGTGGTGGCTTCCGGTTTAATTAATTTATCTGTAATTGCCGATGCCGAAGAAACAATTTTGAATAAATGTCATGAAGGTGCTATTTTTGGTTTGCGTCCCTTTTTTGCAAAAAACAATTATATGATGACTGCAAAAGCACGTGAAGAAAGTATTGTTTACGCTATACCGATAGCTGTTTTTAGACCTTTTGTAGCTAATAATTCAGATGTTTTAAATTTTTTACTAGAGAATTTTGCAGTCAATTCAAGAAGCACAAATACTAAGGAAAATGCACATAGAAACCTAATTTCTGATACTAGTTTCTCTTCAGTACAACAGTCTGAAATGCAATATTTCCAGACTTTATCTTATAACAGCTCTCCATTAATTACTGCTCCATACAATATTGTCAAAGATGTTGCTCAGTTAATGGCTGAAATGAGAATCAATAATGCTGTAATTTGTGAAAATAATATTCCTATTGGTATTGTTACTGATATGGATATGTCATCTAAAATTGCTACAGGAAGATATCCTATAACTATTTCTGTTGATAAAGTAATGTCATCCCCTGTAATTACGGTTCTTGAAAATGTATCCTTGGCAGAAGCACAATTATTAATGTTAAAAAATAACGTCACTCATTTATGCGTAACACTGGATGGTTCAAACAAATCAATTGTAAAAGGAGTGATTTCGGAACATGATTTAGTGGTAGCCCAAGCCAATAATCCTGGGGTTTTAATCAAAGAGATAAAACGTTCCCAAACAGCTAAAGAACTAAAACAAATCAGATTAAGACTGGACGACATTGTTCAGACATCGATTCAAAAAAACATTCCACTTACGCATATTTCAAATATTGCCAGCGAAATCAATTTTGCTATTTTAAAACGCGCTGTGGAGCAATCAATTTTAGATTTGGGCTCCCCTCCTGCTCGTTTTGCCTGGTTAAGCATTGGTAGTCAAGGAAGAAAAGAGCAATTATTACCCACAGATCAGGACAGTATTTTAATTTTTGAAGATGTTGCTCCTGAAAAATATAGAGCCGTAAAAGACTATTTCCTTAATTTAGCAAAAAAAGCTACTTTAATTTTAGAAAAAGTAGGATATCAATTGTGTCCAAATGGACATATGGCTAGCAATATGCTTTGGTGTAAGTCCCTTTCAGATTGGACAAAACAATACAACAGTTGGATGAATACTACAGCCGAAAACAGTAGTGATTTAAGCAGTATATTTTTTGATTATGAAATTGTTTTTGGCGAACAAAAAATTGAAGATGCAATTAATAATGTAGTATATAAAAATGCTGAAAATAATGTTTTATTTTATGACTTTTTAGGGAATGATGCTTTAAGAAACAATTCTCCATTGACCTTTTTTAAGAAATTTAATGTAGAAGAAGAAGGTCCTAATAAAGATAAATTTGATATTAAGACACGTGCATTAATGCCACTAATTGATGGCGCCCGTTTATTTACATTAAGTCATAATATCAAAGGAATTAATAATACATACATTCGTTTTAAACAATTAGCTATTACCAATCCTAAACATGCTGAAATTTATCTAGAATGTGCCGAAGCTTTCTTAGTTTTGTCTAAATTTAGAGCATTAGAAGGTTTGAAAAATGATAATTCTGGACAGTATATCAACTTAGAAGAATTGTCAAAAACAGATAGAGAAAAACTTAAAAATGCATTAGCTCCAATGAAAGAATTGGAGGACTTGATTAAAGACACATTTCAAATGACTCAATTTTCATAA
- a CDS encoding PolC-type DNA polymerase III, with product MLDWIKNINKEFPEFWKTYLSKFVKKSNRYVIFSTETSGLNLHDDVILTIGAFAVIDDSVHIGDSFENVLLQYKYFHDNKLSNEFIVESKMPKLGESDAIKSFIEYIENAVLVGHHIDFDVEMINVALERLGCGRLKNEALDIDIMHRKLHDITDKKSSLDELSHFYKIPKSDRISSSEDAYKIALLFLKLKSRLKIK from the coding sequence ATGCTAGACTGGATTAAAAATATCAATAAAGAATTTCCTGAATTTTGGAAAACATACCTTTCAAAGTTTGTTAAGAAATCAAATCGATATGTGATTTTTTCTACCGAAACTTCTGGATTAAATTTACATGATGATGTGATTTTAACAATTGGTGCTTTCGCTGTAATTGATGATAGTGTTCATATTGGGGACAGCTTTGAAAATGTATTATTACAATACAAATATTTTCATGACAACAAACTTTCAAATGAGTTTATTGTTGAGAGTAAAATGCCGAAATTAGGAGAATCTGATGCTATTAAATCCTTTATTGAATATATTGAGAATGCTGTATTAGTAGGACATCACATTGATTTTGATGTAGAAATGATCAATGTTGCGTTAGAAAGACTAGGTTGTGGCCGATTAAAAAATGAAGCCTTAGACATTGATATTATGCATCGAAAACTGCATGATATTACTGATAAAAAATCTTCTTTGGATGAATTATCCCATTTTTATAAAATTCCAAAAAGTGATCGAATTTCCTCTTCAGAAGATGCCTATAAAATTGCATTATTATTTTTAAAATTAAAATCAAGACTTAAAATTAAGTAA
- a CDS encoding 4'-phosphopantetheinyl transferase superfamily protein encodes MIGNDIVDLALAQKESNWKRPGFLQKIFTLKEQLLIHNAQNSEKMVWNLWSRKEAAYKIYNRETGIRAYIPTQLECIYENATLGRVICKGNTYYTKTQIIGDKIHTIAVAQKLFFNQIVYLEPNNQLDKINGIPFFTDEDIIKPVSISHHGRYKAIISL; translated from the coding sequence ATGATTGGTAATGACATCGTAGATTTGGCTTTAGCCCAAAAAGAAAGTAACTGGAAACGGCCTGGATTTTTGCAAAAAATATTTACGTTAAAGGAACAACTTTTGATACATAATGCCCAAAATTCGGAGAAAATGGTTTGGAATTTATGGAGTAGAAAAGAGGCAGCATATAAAATTTATAATCGCGAAACGGGTATCAGAGCCTATATTCCTACTCAATTAGAATGTATTTATGAGAATGCTACTTTGGGAAGAGTAATTTGTAAAGGGAATACTTATTATACAAAAACACAAATTATAGGGGATAAAATTCATACTATTGCCGTTGCCCAAAAGTTGTTTTTCAACCAGATTGTATATTTAGAACCGAACAATCAATTGGATAAAATAAATGGCATTCCTTTTTTTACTGATGAAGATATCATAAAACCCGTTTCAATAAGCCATCACGGGCGCTATAAAGCTATCATTTCACTATAA
- a CDS encoding acyl carrier protein — protein sequence MNEAAILEQLKKIIMPFVNNEEAFDSFSEDTDFIKDLNINSANLVDIILDVEDAFDIQIDNESMEKMLDVKSTLEIIRTKLSEK from the coding sequence ATGAACGAAGCAGCAATTTTAGAACAATTAAAAAAAATCATTATGCCTTTTGTAAACAATGAGGAAGCATTTGATTCTTTTTCGGAAGACACTGATTTTATAAAGGATTTGAATATCAATTCAGCTAATTTAGTTGATATTATTTTAGATGTAGAAGATGCATTTGACATTCAAATTGATAATGAATCTATGGAAAAAATGCTTGATGTAAAATCAACATTAGAAATTATTAGAACAAAATTATCAGAAAAATGA
- a CDS encoding beta-ketoacyl synthase, protein MSRRVVITGLGVVAPNGVGLEAFTHAIKNGISGIKKDAELERLQFSCQISGKPEITTDLALNYFTELELRNFNSSGILYGVIAGIDAWKDAGLEIQTNEDPDWDSGTIFGTGTSGIEKFRESIYKIDAFQTRRLGSTAVAQTMNSGISAYLGGKLGLGNQVTTNSSACTTGTESIMMAYDRIKSGQAKRIVAGSTSDSGPYIWGGFDAMRVCTFKHNDSPEKGSRPMSASASGFVPGSGAGALVIEDLETALTRGAKIYAEIIGGNINSGGQRGLGTMTAPNPIAVKKCITTAIKNAGIEPNEIDALNGHLTATSKDSLEIQNWSEALGRNGVDFPYINSLKSMVGHCLSGAGSIESVATVLQLHQGFVFPNINCDDLHPEIIDLIDSSRIPQQLITTELNVIAKASFGFGDVNGCIILKKYST, encoded by the coding sequence ATGAGTAGGAGAGTTGTCATTACGGGTCTTGGTGTTGTTGCTCCAAATGGAGTAGGACTTGAAGCGTTTACTCATGCCATCAAAAATGGAATTTCTGGAATCAAAAAAGATGCAGAATTAGAACGCCTACAATTTTCGTGTCAGATTTCTGGAAAACCGGAGATTACAACCGATTTGGCATTGAATTATTTTACAGAATTAGAATTGCGAAATTTTAATTCTTCAGGAATTTTATATGGTGTTATAGCGGGGATAGATGCATGGAAAGATGCTGGTTTAGAAATACAAACGAATGAAGATCCCGATTGGGATAGCGGTACTATTTTTGGAACTGGAACTTCTGGAATTGAAAAGTTTAGAGAAAGCATCTATAAAATTGATGCTTTTCAGACTCGTAGATTAGGCAGTACTGCTGTTGCACAAACGATGAACAGTGGAATCAGTGCTTATCTAGGAGGAAAATTAGGCCTTGGAAACCAAGTAACAACTAATTCGTCGGCATGTACTACTGGGACTGAGAGCATCATGATGGCCTATGACCGAATAAAATCGGGTCAAGCAAAACGAATAGTTGCAGGAAGTACAAGTGATTCCGGACCCTATATTTGGGGAGGTTTTGACGCGATGCGTGTTTGCACTTTTAAACACAATGACAGCCCAGAAAAAGGATCGCGTCCAATGAGTGCTAGTGCTTCAGGTTTTGTTCCTGGCAGTGGAGCAGGAGCATTAGTGATAGAAGATTTAGAAACTGCTTTAACACGAGGTGCAAAAATTTATGCAGAAATAATAGGCGGGAATATTAATTCAGGTGGGCAACGTGGTTTAGGAACAATGACGGCTCCTAATCCAATAGCGGTTAAAAAATGCATTACAACAGCGATCAAAAATGCAGGAATTGAACCAAATGAAATTGATGCTTTAAATGGTCATTTGACGGCAACTTCTAAAGACAGTTTAGAAATTCAAAATTGGAGTGAAGCCTTAGGAAGAAATGGAGTAGATTTTCCTTATATAAACTCTTTAAAATCAATGGTTGGTCATTGTCTATCTGGAGCAGGAAGTATAGAAAGTGTAGCTACTGTTTTACAATTGCATCAAGGTTTTGTTTTTCCAAATATAAACTGTGACGATTTACATCCTGAGATAATAGACCTAATTGATTCCTCCAGAATTCCACAACAATTAATAACTACTGAACTGAATGTCATTGCAAAAGCAAGTTTTGGATTTGGGGATGTTAATGGTTGTATCATTTTAAAAAAATACAGTACTTAA
- a CDS encoding 3-hydroxyacyl-ACP dehydratase FabZ family protein has protein sequence MTNQEIISKLPYSNPFLFVDELSSVNENGVEGCYTFDENLDFYKGHFNNFPVTPGVILTEVMAQIGLVCLGVFLLDLNFNKNTSIALTSSNIEFLKPVFPKEKVTVISEKIYFRFGKLKCKVKMKNENGDLVCMGEIAGMIT, from the coding sequence ATGACAAATCAGGAAATTATATCAAAATTGCCCTATTCAAATCCCTTTTTATTTGTAGACGAATTATCGTCTGTTAATGAAAATGGAGTAGAGGGTTGTTATACATTTGATGAAAATCTTGATTTTTACAAAGGGCATTTCAACAATTTTCCTGTTACTCCCGGTGTAATTTTAACGGAGGTTATGGCGCAAATAGGATTGGTTTGTTTAGGTGTTTTTTTATTAGACTTAAACTTTAATAAAAACACTTCAATTGCTTTAACTTCAAGTAATATAGAATTTTTAAAACCTGTTTTTCCTAAAGAAAAAGTCACCGTTATTTCAGAAAAAATATACTTTAGATTTGGAAAATTAAAATGCAAAGTAAAAATGAAGAATGAGAATGGAGACCTTGTTTGCATGGGAGAGATTGCCGGAATGATCACCTAA
- a CDS encoding type III polyketide synthase produces MSVKIHTVAKQLPKYSRTTEEIIPFLDNWLTGQDERFIRKVKKIFEGAAVDTRYSIMDPIEVFTKTSFEERNDIYTREVIDLGEKVLEKALLKSKWKPEDLDYIITVSCTGIMIPSLDAYLINKLKLRQDIVRLPVTEMGCAAGISGIIYAKNFLQANPGKRAAVIAVESPTATFQLDDFSMANIVSAAIFGDGAACVLLSSFEEDEGPEIVAEEMYHFYNNEHMMGFKLTNSGLQMVLDIEVPNTIASHFPAIIHPFLEKNNLKIDDINHLIFHPGGKKIVQTVEDLFSSLGKNIDDTKEVLRLYGNMSSATVLYVLERFMDNKPAKGEKGLMLSFGPGFSAQRVLLQF; encoded by the coding sequence ATGAGTGTTAAAATACATACCGTTGCTAAGCAACTTCCAAAATATTCAAGAACAACGGAAGAAATTATACCATTTCTAGACAATTGGTTGACAGGACAAGACGAACGTTTTATTCGAAAAGTAAAAAAAATATTTGAAGGAGCAGCAGTTGATACCCGCTATTCAATTATGGATCCGATAGAGGTTTTTACTAAAACATCATTTGAGGAAAGAAATGATATCTATACTCGCGAAGTCATTGATCTAGGTGAAAAAGTACTCGAAAAAGCATTGTTGAAATCCAAGTGGAAACCAGAAGATTTAGATTATATCATTACGGTGAGTTGCACTGGAATTATGATACCGTCTCTCGATGCCTATTTAATTAATAAATTGAAACTGCGTCAAGATATTGTTCGGCTTCCTGTTACTGAAATGGGTTGTGCTGCAGGAATTTCGGGAATTATTTATGCCAAAAATTTTCTTCAGGCAAATCCCGGTAAAAGAGCAGCAGTTATTGCCGTGGAAAGTCCAACGGCTACTTTTCAATTGGATGATTTCTCTATGGCAAATATCGTAAGTGCTGCCATTTTTGGTGACGGTGCTGCTTGTGTGCTGCTTTCATCATTTGAAGAGGATGAGGGACCTGAAATTGTGGCGGAAGAAATGTATCATTTTTATAATAATGAACACATGATGGGGTTTAAGTTAACCAATTCAGGTTTGCAAATGGTATTGGATATTGAAGTTCCTAATACAATTGCTTCTCATTTTCCTGCAATCATTCATCCGTTTTTAGAAAAAAACAACTTAAAAATTGATGATATTAATCATTTAATATTTCATCCTGGAGGAAAAAAAATTGTGCAAACAGTGGAAGATTTATTCTCTAGCTTAGGCAAAAACATCGATGACACTAAAGAAGTACTGCGATTGTATGGAAACATGTCTAGCGCCACTGTATTGTATGTTTTGGAGCGATTTATGGATAATAAGCCAGCAAAAGGAGAAAAAGGATTAATGTTGAGTTTTGGCCCAGGGTTTTCGGCACAACGTGTTTTACTGCAATTTTAG
- a CDS encoding methyltransferase domain-containing protein translates to MFLNTKHRTDKEEIMDDFTMEGEILREALDKIAKINQLLGGNTLTLLGVEKLLSSLVTDKEITIVDVGCGNGDMLRTLAQYAKKNNLNFKLIGVDANNFTINHAINLSVNYPNISFICEDIFGEVFNELKYDIVLCTLTLHHFKKEEIEKILPVFYANADLGIVINDLHRSRISYRLFQLLCATFQLNEMSREDGLISILRGFKKEDLIGFSKKLNFRNYTIQWKWAFRYQWIILKI, encoded by the coding sequence ATGTTTTTAAACACTAAGCACCGAACTGATAAGGAAGAGATAATGGATGATTTCACCATGGAAGGGGAAATTTTGCGTGAAGCATTAGATAAAATCGCAAAAATAAACCAGCTATTGGGCGGAAACACGCTAACTTTACTTGGAGTTGAAAAATTACTCTCTAGCCTTGTTACTGACAAAGAAATTACAATTGTAGATGTGGGGTGTGGCAATGGAGACATGTTACGAACATTGGCTCAATATGCTAAAAAAAACAATTTAAATTTTAAATTAATTGGTGTTGATGCTAATAATTTCACCATCAATCATGCAATCAATTTATCAGTTAATTATCCTAATATAAGTTTTATTTGTGAAGATATTTTTGGCGAAGTTTTTAATGAATTAAAATATGATATTGTTTTGTGCACTTTGACATTACATCATTTTAAAAAAGAAGAAATTGAAAAAATACTTCCTGTGTTTTATGCCAATGCTGATTTGGGAATCGTTATAAATGATTTACACAGAAGCAGAATTTCTTATAGATTATTTCAATTATTGTGTGCGACATTTCAATTAAATGAAATGTCAAGAGAAGATGGATTAATTTCAATACTAAGGGGTTTTAAAAAAGAAGACTTAATTGGATTTTCAAAAAAATTAAATTTCAGAAACTATACCATTCAGTGGAAATGGGCTTTTCGTTACCAATGGATAATTTTAAAAATATGA
- a CDS encoding NAD(P)/FAD-dependent oxidoreductase: MKTNSAVIIVGGGLAGLTAAIHLSKIGVEVILVEKNEYPKHKVCGEYISNEVLPYLNWLGITISELNPTAINKLQFSTSSGTMISCELPLGGFGISRFALDEFLYKKAVVNGCLVIQDSVQDIIFKENQFTVSTVNNTILKADIVIGAFGKRSLIDQKLNRNFIQKKSSWLAVKGHYLGSFREDLVGLHNFEGGYCGVSKVENNQINICYLCNYETFKKYKNTEDYQNNVIAKNPFLKNIFGTSTLLFEKPLTISQVSFDKKKAVENHILMIGDTAGLIHPLCGNGMAMAIHSAKIASELVIKYLTKEIKSRDELEQKYLKQWTTNFKARLKAGRFLSAILQQQKLSDMLLRILVEFPFLLTIIIKKTHGKPIL, from the coding sequence ATGAAAACAAATTCTGCTGTAATTATTGTTGGTGGTGGATTAGCAGGGCTTACTGCTGCCATTCATTTGTCTAAAATAGGAGTAGAAGTTATCTTAGTTGAAAAAAATGAATATCCAAAACATAAAGTATGTGGCGAATACATTTCCAATGAAGTCTTACCCTATTTAAATTGGCTTGGTATAACTATTTCAGAATTGAATCCAACCGCGATCAATAAATTACAGTTTTCGACTTCCAGCGGAACTATGATTTCTTGTGAGTTACCGCTGGGAGGTTTTGGAATTAGCAGGTTTGCTTTAGATGAATTTTTATATAAAAAAGCAGTAGTAAATGGTTGCTTGGTTATTCAAGATAGTGTCCAAGATATTATTTTTAAAGAAAATCAATTTACAGTTTCGACAGTAAATAATACTATTTTAAAAGCAGATATTGTTATAGGGGCTTTTGGGAAACGATCCCTAATTGATCAAAAATTAAACAGGAATTTTATTCAAAAAAAATCTTCTTGGCTAGCCGTAAAAGGACATTATTTGGGTAGTTTTCGGGAGGACTTAGTAGGTTTACATAATTTTGAAGGAGGCTATTGTGGTGTTTCAAAAGTAGAAAATAATCAGATTAATATTTGTTATTTATGTAATTATGAAACATTTAAAAAATACAAAAACACCGAAGACTATCAAAATAATGTAATCGCAAAGAACCCTTTTTTAAAAAATATTTTTGGTACGAGTACCCTTCTTTTTGAGAAACCGCTAACGATAAGCCAAGTTTCATTTGATAAAAAAAAGGCAGTTGAAAATCATATTTTAATGATTGGAGATACTGCTGGGTTAATCCATCCTTTGTGTGGAAATGGAATGGCAATGGCTATTCATAGTGCAAAAATCGCATCTGAATTGGTTATTAAATATTTAACTAAAGAAATTAAATCTAGAGATGAATTAGAGCAAAAATATCTGAAGCAATGGACTACCAATTTTAAAGCAAGATTGAAAGCAGGGCGATTTTTATCTGCAATTTTGCAACAACAAAAACTATCTGATATGCTACTGCGTATATTAGTTGAATTTCCTTTTCTTTTAACCATAATTATTAAGAAAACTCATGGCAAACCTATTTTATAA
- the acs gene encoding acetate--CoA ligase, protein MSYYKIENLEQYFKHYNKSVREPRKFWGKIAEENFTWYQQWDKVVEFNMAEADIKWFTEAKLNMTKNCIDRHLNKRGEKTAIIFEPNNPDEEALHITYNELHQRVCKMANVLREQGIKKGDRVCIYLPMIPELAVSVLACARIGAIHSVIFAGFSSSAVANRIIDSESKMVITSDGGYRGNKTIELKGIIDEALENCPSVDTVLVVQRTNTEIKMKQGRDIWLQPLLDIASDNCVAEIMDSEDPLFILYTSGSTGKPKGMVHTTAGYMVHTAYTFKNVFNYEENDVFWCTADIGWITGHSYILYGPLLNGATTVIFEGIPSYPDFSRYWETIKKHKVTQFYTAPTAIRSLAKESLEYVQKYDLDTLKVIGSVGEPINEEAWHWFNDHVGGKRCPIVDTWWQTETGGIMISPLAFVTPTKPTYATLPLPGIQPVLMDDKRNEIEGNQVVGSLCIKFPWPGIARTIWGNHQRYIDTYFSEYPGNFFTGDGALRDEVGYYRITGRVDDVVIVSGHNLGTAPIEDAINEHPAVAESAIVGFPHDVKGNALCGYVILKETGEIRNKENLFKEINQHISDHVGPIAKLDKIQFVSGLPKTRSGKIMRRILRKIAAGDFTNFGDTSTLLNPEIVEEIINEIK, encoded by the coding sequence ATGAGTTATTATAAGATCGAAAATTTAGAGCAATACTTCAAACATTATAACAAATCTGTTCGAGAACCCCGAAAATTTTGGGGTAAGATAGCGGAAGAGAATTTTACATGGTATCAACAATGGGATAAAGTTGTGGAATTTAATATGGCCGAAGCAGATATAAAATGGTTTACTGAAGCAAAGCTAAATATGACCAAAAATTGTATCGATAGACACCTAAATAAAAGAGGAGAAAAAACTGCTATAATTTTTGAACCCAATAACCCCGATGAAGAGGCATTGCACATAACCTATAATGAATTGCATCAACGTGTTTGTAAAATGGCAAATGTTTTGCGTGAACAAGGAATAAAAAAAGGGGATCGGGTTTGTATCTATTTACCAATGATTCCTGAATTAGCAGTTTCAGTTTTAGCTTGTGCAAGAATTGGTGCTATCCATTCAGTTATTTTTGCAGGATTTTCATCTTCTGCAGTAGCAAATAGAATAATTGATAGTGAAAGTAAAATGGTTATTACTTCTGATGGAGGTTACCGTGGAAATAAAACTATTGAATTAAAAGGAATAATTGATGAAGCATTAGAAAATTGTCCCTCTGTAGATACGGTATTGGTTGTTCAAAGAACAAATACTGAAATTAAAATGAAACAAGGTAGAGACATTTGGTTGCAACCCTTGTTGGATATTGCCTCTGATAATTGTGTTGCAGAAATAATGGATTCCGAAGATCCTTTATTTATTCTATATACTTCTGGTTCTACTGGAAAACCAAAAGGGATGGTCCATACAACCGCTGGTTATATGGTTCATACAGCCTATACTTTTAAAAATGTTTTTAATTACGAAGAAAATGATGTTTTTTGGTGTACAGCTGATATAGGTTGGATTACGGGACATTCTTACATCCTTTATGGACCACTTTTAAACGGTGCTACAACAGTTATTTTTGAAGGAATTCCATCTTATCCTGATTTTAGTCGCTATTGGGAAACAATAAAAAAACACAAAGTAACACAATTTTATACCGCTCCAACTGCCATTCGCTCTTTGGCAAAAGAGAGTCTAGAATACGTTCAAAAATATGATTTAGATACATTAAAAGTGATTGGTTCTGTCGGTGAACCCATAAACGAAGAAGCTTGGCATTGGTTTAATGATCATGTAGGTGGGAAACGTTGTCCTATCGTAGACACTTGGTGGCAAACTGAAACAGGCGGAATCATGATTTCTCCTTTGGCATTTGTTACTCCTACAAAACCAACCTATGCTACACTTCCATTACCAGGAATTCAGCCGGTATTAATGGATGACAAGCGAAATGAAATTGAAGGAAACCAAGTAGTTGGAAGTTTATGTATCAAGTTTCCATGGCCAGGAATTGCACGAACAATATGGGGTAATCATCAACGATATATAGACACTTATTTCTCGGAATACCCAGGTAACTTTTTCACTGGTGACGGCGCTTTACGTGATGAAGTAGGGTATTATAGAATTACAGGCCGTGTTGATGATGTAGTTATTGTTTCGGGACACAATCTAGGGACAGCTCCTATTGAAGATGCCATTAATGAGCATCCTGCAGTGGCAGAAAGTGCTATAGTAGGATTTCCACATGATGTAAAAGGGAATGCTTTATGTGGTTATGTTATTTTGAAAGAAACAGGAGAAATTAGAAATAAAGAAAACCTTTTCAAAGAAATCAATCAACACATTTCAGATCACGTAGGACCAATTGCCAAATTGGATAAAATACAATTTGTTTCTGGTTTGCCAAAAACTCGTTCTGGTAAAATTATGCGTCGAATTCTTAGAAAAATAGCTGCTGGTGATTTTACTAATTTCGGTGACACCTCTACATTATTAAATCCTGAAATTGTAGAAGAAATTATAAATGAAATAAAATAA